Proteins encoded together in one Rhizobium bangladeshense window:
- a CDS encoding MaoC family dehydratase: MVTEISLSDVRGLIGMETGLSDWITVDQKMIDAFAGATDDHQFIHVDPERAAAESPFGGTIAHGFLTLSLLSAMNYNCLPKVREQTMGINYGFDRVRFMTPVKSGARVRGRFLLSDARFRGGGMLMTTYDVTIEIENEKKPALTARWITIIQFDPKDRPEDA, encoded by the coding sequence ATGGTCACGGAAATTTCACTCTCCGATGTGCGGGGATTGATCGGCATGGAAACGGGCCTTTCGGATTGGATCACCGTCGATCAGAAAATGATCGACGCCTTCGCGGGGGCCACCGACGACCATCAGTTCATTCATGTCGATCCCGAGCGCGCGGCCGCCGAAAGCCCCTTCGGCGGCACCATCGCGCATGGCTTCCTGACGCTGTCTCTGCTGTCGGCGATGAACTACAATTGCCTGCCGAAAGTGCGCGAGCAGACCATGGGCATCAACTATGGCTTTGATCGCGTTCGCTTTATGACGCCGGTGAAGAGCGGCGCCCGTGTGCGCGGCCGTTTCCTGCTTTCCGACGCCCGCTTCCGCGGCGGCGGCATGCTGATGACCACCTATGACGTGACCATCGAAATCGAAAACGAGAAGAAGCCGGCGCTGACGGCAAGATGGATCACGATTATCCAGTTCGACCCGAAGGACCGGCCGGAAGACGCGTAG
- a CDS encoding sarcosine oxidase subunit delta: MLLIHCPYCQEERSELEFRGAGDAHIARPTDIASISDEEFEEYFFLRENPKGLIFERWRHIHGCGRFFNAARDTVSDKFIMTYKAGEPKPRIGAEAEQHSPVETYEAVEGEAQ; this comes from the coding sequence ATGCTGCTGATCCATTGCCCTTACTGCCAAGAAGAGCGCTCCGAGCTCGAATTCCGCGGCGCGGGTGACGCACATATCGCGCGGCCCACCGATATCGCTTCGATCTCGGACGAAGAGTTCGAAGAGTATTTCTTTCTGCGCGAGAACCCGAAAGGACTGATCTTCGAACGCTGGCGGCATATTCACGGCTGCGGCCGCTTCTTCAACGCGGCGCGCGATACGGTGAGCGACAAGTTCATCATGACCTACAAGGCGGGTGAGCCGAAGCCGCGGATCGGTGCCGAGGCCGAACAGCATAGCCCTGTCGAGACATATGAAGCCGTGGAAGGAGAGGCGCAATGA
- the glgX gene encoding glycogen debranching protein GlgX has translation MRDSKSARGAIVFETGVEFAVWSHHAAQIDLCLFEHDGNKELARLPMTRDGNHIHRLFVDGVRQGARYGYRADGIYAPDNGLWFDPSKLLIDPYAKEIDRPFRYDPRLGIYGEDSQDLMPKAIVTTDTRAAAAKPLFKPGGFIYEVAVRPFTILHPDVPEAQRGTVAALAHPAVIAHMKRIGVDAVELMPITAWIDERHLPPLGLTNGWGYNPVAFMALDPRIVPGGVTELRETVAALHAEGIAVILDLVFNHTGESDRYGTTLSLRGLDNLHYYRHVQNNPGELVNDTGTGNTIACDHPEVRRLVIDSLRHFVLNAGVDGFRFDLAPVLGRTATGFQRDDGTLAAILTDDVLADRIMIAEPWDIGPGGYQLGNFPSPFLEWNDRVRDDLRCYWRGDQWKTGSLATALAGSSDIFSRNDGKETRSVNFLAAHDGFTLIDLVSYAGKHNEANGEHNRDGHNENHSWNNGVEGETLFPTIRKRRINDVMALISTLFATRGSIMLTAGDEGGRSQRGNNNAYCQDNEITWLDWKTLNEDLIAHTAFVAGLRRRFTVFSEKGFLSGNGDVEWISLSGEPMTIAEWETPSLSTLGMLLATGDRSLRGRKTRLAVLFNRSESRQLFTLPSENELGWRQLTSEGEKKAGTSVTIEPRSVAFFAEK, from the coding sequence ATGCGGGACAGCAAATCGGCGCGCGGCGCGATCGTCTTCGAGACCGGCGTCGAATTTGCCGTGTGGTCGCATCATGCCGCGCAGATTGATCTCTGCCTCTTCGAGCATGACGGCAACAAGGAGCTTGCGCGCCTGCCGATGACGCGCGATGGCAACCACATCCATCGCCTCTTCGTCGACGGCGTCAGGCAAGGCGCGCGCTACGGCTATCGCGCCGACGGCATCTATGCGCCCGACAACGGCCTCTGGTTCGATCCCTCCAAACTGCTGATCGACCCTTACGCCAAGGAAATCGACCGGCCGTTCCGCTACGATCCCCGCCTCGGCATCTACGGCGAGGACAGTCAGGATCTGATGCCGAAGGCGATCGTCACCACCGATACGCGAGCCGCCGCCGCCAAGCCGCTCTTCAAACCGGGCGGCTTCATCTACGAGGTGGCCGTGCGGCCCTTCACCATTCTCCATCCCGACGTACCGGAGGCTCAGCGCGGCACGGTTGCAGCGCTTGCCCATCCCGCCGTCATCGCCCATATGAAGCGGATCGGGGTCGACGCCGTCGAACTGATGCCGATCACCGCCTGGATCGACGAACGCCACCTGCCGCCGCTCGGGCTCACCAACGGCTGGGGCTACAATCCCGTCGCCTTCATGGCCCTCGATCCAAGGATTGTCCCCGGCGGTGTGACGGAGCTGCGCGAAACGGTTGCCGCCCTGCATGCCGAAGGAATCGCCGTCATCCTCGATCTCGTCTTCAACCATACCGGCGAAAGCGACCGCTATGGCACGACGCTGTCGCTGCGCGGCCTCGACAACCTGCATTACTATCGCCACGTCCAGAATAACCCTGGCGAACTCGTCAACGACACCGGTACCGGCAATACGATTGCCTGCGATCATCCTGAGGTCAGGCGCCTCGTCATCGACAGCCTGCGGCACTTCGTGCTCAATGCGGGCGTCGACGGTTTTCGCTTCGATCTCGCCCCGGTCCTCGGCCGCACCGCGACGGGCTTCCAGCGTGATGACGGGACGCTCGCCGCGATCCTGACTGACGACGTGCTTGCCGATCGGATCATGATCGCCGAGCCTTGGGATATCGGCCCCGGCGGCTACCAGCTCGGCAATTTCCCCAGTCCCTTCCTCGAATGGAACGACAGGGTTCGCGACGATCTGCGCTGCTACTGGCGCGGCGACCAATGGAAGACCGGCTCACTGGCCACCGCACTTGCCGGTTCCTCCGACATCTTCTCCCGCAATGATGGCAAGGAGACGCGCAGCGTCAATTTTCTCGCCGCCCATGACGGCTTCACATTGATCGATCTCGTCTCCTATGCCGGCAAGCACAATGAGGCCAATGGCGAGCACAATCGGGACGGCCACAATGAGAACCATTCCTGGAACAATGGCGTCGAAGGCGAGACGCTTTTTCCGACCATCCGCAAGCGCCGCATAAATGATGTGATGGCGCTGATATCAACGCTCTTTGCCACCCGTGGCAGCATCATGCTGACGGCGGGTGACGAGGGCGGCCGCAGCCAGCGCGGCAACAACAACGCCTATTGCCAGGACAATGAGATCACCTGGCTGGACTGGAAGACGCTGAATGAGGATCTCATCGCCCATACGGCATTCGTCGCCGGACTCCGCCGCCGCTTCACCGTGTTTTCCGAAAAGGGCTTCCTCTCCGGCAATGGCGACGTCGAATGGATCTCACTCTCCGGCGAACCGATGACCATTGCCGAATGGGAGACGCCGTCGCTCTCGACGCTCGGGATGCTGCTCGCCACCGGCGACCGCTCCTTGCGCGGCAGAAAGACCCGGCTTGCCGTGCTTTTCAATCGTTCCGAGAGCCGCCAGCTCTTTACGCTCCCGTCAGAGAACGAGTTGGGCTGGCGCCAACTGACGTCGGAGGGAGAGAAGAAGGCCGGCACCTCCGTGACCATCGAGCCACGCTCCGTCGCCTTTTTCGCAGAAAAATGA
- a CDS encoding FecR family protein produces the protein MRGRRLLFQTLFTVLGSAHLAAAEPVGQAVLIKTEVTGQAGPIEVNTSVHRDERIKTSQSGLGQFLFRDGTKLAVGWGSSVVIDKYVFDDSQSVKKLTIKAAKGTFRWVSGNSKSSAYQILTPAGTIGVRGTAFDFYVGPDGTTAVVLLNGAASFCGPGGCRQLQQRCDCVVAKPNGDMSPARRVDPSVLDKLGTSRALPFLSGNQRLVGGIGMLGGCNMASVAPERKDRTRPPPAIAPTPQRQDPPQRQAEPQKERPAKPDKPDHEKPHHDKPHHHKPDRHDKHDGHGRHDDDGKPGNHGEDHRGHDRDRHGYRDHNRDHDRDSDLSHDRSRSFNRGR, from the coding sequence ATGCGGGGGCGGCGTTTATTATTCCAGACGCTTTTTACTGTGCTCGGCAGCGCCCACCTAGCCGCCGCCGAGCCGGTTGGCCAGGCTGTCCTCATCAAGACTGAGGTAACGGGACAAGCCGGCCCAATTGAAGTCAACACAAGCGTTCACCGTGACGAACGCATAAAAACATCCCAGTCGGGGCTCGGCCAGTTTCTGTTTAGGGACGGCACCAAACTTGCGGTCGGCTGGGGTTCGTCCGTCGTTATTGACAAGTATGTTTTCGACGACTCTCAATCGGTCAAGAAACTCACCATCAAGGCCGCCAAGGGGACCTTCCGGTGGGTCAGCGGCAATTCCAAATCCTCGGCCTATCAAATCCTGACGCCGGCAGGCACGATCGGCGTGCGCGGGACTGCATTCGATTTTTACGTCGGCCCCGACGGCACCACCGCCGTCGTCCTCTTGAACGGCGCGGCCAGTTTCTGCGGCCCCGGCGGGTGCCGGCAGTTGCAGCAGCGCTGCGATTGCGTGGTCGCCAAGCCGAACGGTGATATGTCGCCGGCCCGCCGGGTCGACCCCAGCGTTCTCGATAAGCTCGGAACTTCCCGCGCCCTACCCTTCCTCTCCGGCAACCAGCGGCTTGTGGGCGGCATCGGTATGCTCGGAGGCTGCAATATGGCCTCCGTTGCACCAGAGAGAAAAGACAGAACGCGCCCTCCGCCCGCGATTGCGCCCACCCCCCAAAGGCAGGATCCGCCGCAGAGACAGGCCGAGCCGCAAAAGGAGCGGCCGGCCAAGCCTGACAAGCCTGATCATGAGAAGCCGCATCACGACAAGCCGCATCACCACAAGCCCGATCGGCACGACAAGCATGATGGCCATGGCCGGCATGACGATGACGGCAAGCCCGGGAATCATGGCGAGGATCATCGCGGACACGACCGCGACCGTCATGGATATCGCGATCACAATCGTGATCATGATCGCGACAGCGACCTTAGCCACGACAGGAGTCGGAGTTTCAATCGCGGCCGCTGA
- a CDS encoding sarcosine oxidase subunit alpha, which translates to MSGANRIAGKGRLTPAKTARFSFDGKGYTALEGDTVASALIANGIHLVGRSFKYHRARGILSAGAEEPNALIDVARDTARKQPNVRATVQEVFDGMIVQSQNRWPSLAYDVGAVNNLMSPFFAAGFYYKTFMWPRSAWKHVYEPFIRRAAGLGVAPTEEDPDHYASRYAHCDVLVVGAGVAGLSAALAAAETGAKVILCDEQAEAGGALRYDAGVRIDGQDGYTWAQKAVARLKATDNVKVLTRTTAFGYYNHNFVGLAERVTDHIAKPSSDLPRERLWQVRAKRVILATGAIERHMVFPNNDRPGIMLASAGRMYLNHYGVAVGTNIGIYTAHDSAYEAAFDLKRAGVSIAAIVDCRQAPGAAVLAEARTLGIDVLTGQSVINTAGRLRISSMTVARNGGGSPRKIAVDALLVSAGWTPSVHLFSQSRGKVAFEAESQRFLPGTYSQDCLSIGACNGTDDLQRTVEESLAAGELMARATGRSGGGKITISAEQPYDWTGGMIGAAEGAGPKTNAKAFIDFQHDVCAKDIRLAVREGMHSIEHIKRFTTNGMASDQGKLSNMHGLAIAAEMLGKEIPRVGLTTFRAPYTPVTYGTLIGHSRGKLFDPTRKTPLHEWEEAHGAVFEDVGNWKRAWFYPRSGENMHQAVARECRTARESAGIFDASTLGKIEVVGPDAAKFLNLIYTNAWDTLKPGKARYGIMTREDGFVYDDGVVGRLAEDRFHVTTTTGGAPRVLHHMEDYLQTEFPELKVWLTSVTEQWAVIAVQGPKAREIVAPLVEGVDLSNEAFPHMSVAECTVCGVPARLFRVSFTGEIGFEINVPAEYGQSVLEAVWANAEPLGACVYGTETMHVLRAEKGYIIVGQDTDGTVTPDDAGVAWAVSKKKKDFVGIRGLQRPDLVKEGRKQLVGLVTKDPKQVLEEGAQIVASPNEPKPMTMLGHVTSSYWSENCGRSIAFALVAGGRARMGETLYVPMPDRTIAVEVTDLVFFDKEGGRIHG; encoded by the coding sequence ATGAGCGGTGCTAATCGTATCGCCGGGAAGGGGCGCCTGACGCCGGCCAAGACTGCGCGTTTCAGCTTCGACGGCAAGGGCTATACGGCGCTGGAAGGCGATACCGTCGCCTCGGCGCTGATCGCCAACGGCATTCATCTCGTCGGCCGGTCGTTCAAATATCACCGTGCTCGCGGCATTCTGTCGGCAGGGGCCGAGGAGCCGAACGCGCTGATCGACGTTGCTCGGGATACGGCGCGCAAGCAGCCGAACGTGCGCGCCACGGTGCAGGAAGTCTTCGACGGCATGATCGTCCAGTCGCAGAATCGCTGGCCTTCGCTCGCCTATGATGTCGGTGCGGTCAACAATCTGATGTCGCCGTTCTTCGCCGCCGGTTTCTACTACAAGACCTTCATGTGGCCGCGTTCCGCCTGGAAACATGTCTACGAACCGTTCATCCGCCGTGCCGCCGGCCTCGGCGTCGCACCGACGGAAGAGGATCCAGATCATTATGCCAGCCGCTACGCCCATTGCGACGTGCTGGTGGTCGGCGCCGGAGTGGCCGGGCTTTCGGCGGCGCTGGCCGCGGCCGAGACCGGCGCGAAGGTGATCCTCTGCGACGAGCAGGCGGAAGCAGGCGGGGCGCTGCGCTACGATGCGGGGGTGAGGATCGACGGGCAGGATGGTTACACCTGGGCGCAGAAAGCCGTGGCGCGGCTGAAGGCAACCGATAATGTCAAGGTGCTCACCCGCACGACCGCCTTCGGCTACTACAACCACAATTTCGTCGGACTTGCCGAACGCGTCACCGATCATATCGCCAAACCATCGAGCGATCTGCCGCGCGAGCGGCTGTGGCAGGTCCGGGCCAAGCGGGTGATCCTCGCCACCGGCGCGATCGAGCGGCATATGGTGTTTCCGAACAACGACCGCCCAGGCATCATGCTGGCTTCGGCGGGGCGGATGTATCTCAATCATTACGGTGTCGCCGTCGGAACCAATATCGGCATCTACACGGCACATGATTCCGCCTATGAAGCGGCTTTCGATCTGAAGCGGGCCGGTGTCTCGATCGCCGCCATCGTCGATTGCAGGCAGGCGCCGGGAGCGGCGGTGCTGGCGGAGGCGCGTACGCTCGGTATCGACGTTCTCACCGGCCAGTCGGTCATTAATACTGCAGGGCGGCTGCGCATCTCGTCGATGACGGTAGCGCGCAACGGCGGCGGCTCGCCCCGCAAGATCGCGGTCGATGCGCTGCTGGTTTCGGCCGGCTGGACACCGTCCGTGCATCTCTTCTCGCAGTCGCGCGGCAAGGTGGCCTTTGAAGCGGAAAGCCAGCGCTTCCTGCCCGGCACCTATTCGCAGGACTGCCTTTCGATCGGCGCCTGCAACGGCACTGACGACCTGCAGCGGACAGTCGAGGAATCGCTTGCCGCCGGCGAACTGATGGCGCGGGCCACCGGCAGAAGCGGCGGCGGTAAGATCACGATTTCGGCCGAGCAGCCCTATGACTGGACAGGCGGCATGATTGGCGCCGCCGAAGGCGCCGGGCCGAAGACAAATGCCAAGGCCTTCATCGATTTCCAGCACGACGTCTGCGCCAAGGATATTCGCCTGGCCGTGCGCGAGGGCATGCATTCGATCGAGCATATCAAGCGCTTTACGACCAACGGCATGGCCTCGGACCAGGGCAAGCTTTCCAACATGCATGGCTTGGCGATTGCCGCCGAAATGCTAGGCAAGGAAATTCCGAGGGTCGGTCTCACCACTTTCCGTGCGCCCTACACGCCGGTGACCTATGGTACGCTGATCGGCCATTCGCGCGGAAAGCTGTTCGATCCCACCCGCAAGACGCCGCTGCACGAGTGGGAAGAAGCCCATGGCGCTGTTTTCGAGGATGTCGGCAACTGGAAGCGCGCCTGGTTCTACCCGCGCTCGGGCGAGAACATGCATCAGGCCGTCGCCCGGGAATGCCGGACGGCCCGCGAATCGGCAGGTATCTTCGATGCCTCGACGCTCGGCAAGATCGAAGTGGTAGGGCCGGATGCGGCGAAATTCCTCAATCTCATCTACACCAATGCCTGGGACACGCTGAAGCCCGGCAAGGCTCGCTACGGCATCATGACGCGCGAGGACGGCTTCGTTTATGACGATGGCGTCGTCGGTCGCCTGGCGGAGGACCGTTTCCATGTGACGACGACGACAGGCGGAGCGCCGCGTGTTCTCCACCATATGGAAGACTACCTGCAGACGGAATTTCCCGAACTGAAGGTGTGGCTGACCTCAGTGACCGAGCAATGGGCCGTCATCGCCGTGCAGGGGCCGAAGGCGCGCGAGATCGTCGCGCCGCTGGTCGAGGGCGTCGACCTTTCCAACGAGGCCTTCCCGCATATGAGCGTTGCCGAGTGCACGGTCTGCGGCGTGCCGGCGCGACTGTTCCGCGTTTCCTTCACAGGTGAAATCGGCTTCGAAATCAACGTGCCGGCCGAATACGGCCAGTCGGTGCTCGAAGCGGTCTGGGCCAATGCCGAACCGCTCGGGGCTTGCGTCTACGGCACCGAGACCATGCACGTTCTTCGCGCCGAGAAGGGCTATATCATCGTCGGTCAGGACACGGACGGGACCGTGACCCCTGACGATGCGGGCGTTGCCTGGGCGGTTTCGAAGAAGAAGAAGGACTTCGTCGGCATTCGCGGACTGCAGCGGCCGGACCTCGTCAAGGAGGGGCGCAAGCAGCTTGTCGGCCTTGTCACCAAGGATCCGAAGCAGGTGCTCGAAGAAGGCGCGCAGATCGTCGCGAGCCCGAACGAGCCGAAGCCGATGACGATGCTCGGCCACGTCACATCGTCCTATTGGTCCGAAAATTGCGGCAGGTCGATCGCCTTCGCGCTGGTCGCCGGCGGCCGGGCGCGGATGGGCGAGACGCTTTATGTGCCGATGCCGGACCGGACGATCGCCGTCGAAGTGACGGATCTGGTGTTCTTTGACAAGGAAGGAGGCCGCATCCATGGCTGA
- a CDS encoding sarcosine oxidase subunit gamma, producing the protein MADVAIRKPALAGRLGGSATVRLTVAPPATRVALRAPAGSLKALSLALGLSVPTTPKTSGRAGARSALWIGPDEWLLIDEAGGDLMAACSSAGALHSATDVSHRNVAVIVSGPGAEATLAAGCPQDLSLSSFPVGAASRTILGKSEIVLFRTEEDTFRVECWRSFSDYVFGLLAEAAEDAGH; encoded by the coding sequence ATGGCTGATGTCGCAATTCGCAAGCCGGCACTGGCCGGCCGTCTCGGCGGCTCCGCCACAGTGCGCCTGACAGTCGCACCGCCCGCAACTCGCGTGGCGCTGCGCGCGCCGGCAGGGTCGCTCAAAGCACTTTCTTTGGCTCTCGGCCTGTCTGTGCCGACCACTCCGAAAACGTCCGGCCGCGCGGGTGCGCGCTCGGCACTCTGGATCGGGCCGGACGAGTGGCTGTTGATCGACGAGGCGGGCGGTGATCTGATGGCCGCGTGTTCCAGTGCCGGTGCGCTGCATTCCGCGACCGACGTTTCCCACCGCAATGTGGCGGTCATCGTTTCGGGACCGGGTGCGGAGGCCACGCTTGCGGCCGGCTGCCCGCAGGATCTGTCGCTTTCTTCCTTTCCGGTCGGCGCTGCCTCGCGCACGATCTTAGGCAAGTCGGAGATCGTACTTTTCCGCACGGAAGAAGACACGTTCCGGGTGGAGTGCTGGCGGTCGTTTTCCGATTACGTCTTCGGGCTGTTGGCCGAAGCGGCGGAAGATGCCGGGCATTGA
- a CDS encoding sarcosine oxidase subunit beta family protein: MRKYSVFAVAREALRGHRGWEKQWTSPEPRAEYDVVIIGAGGHGLGAAYYLAKEHGITNVAVIEKGWLGGGNTGRNTTIIRSNYLYEESMHIYEHSMKLWEGLSQELNYNVMYSPRGVMMLSHNIHDQQSFKRHIHANRLYGIDNEWLTPEQAKAYCPPLDISASARYPINGAALQRRGGTARHDAVAWGYARAASDRGVHIIQNCEVTGIRRGPDGRVIGVETSRGFIGAKKVGVSAAGHTSTIMKMADVRVPLQSSPLQALVSEPLKPIFPCVVMSNTVHAYISQSDKGELVIGAGTDQYNSYSQTGGLQIITHTLDAICELFPMFRRVKMMRQWGGIVDNTPDRSAIQSKTPVPGLYVNCGWGTGGFKATPGSANLFAHLIARDEPHKFSAGLTLERFRSGRLIDEAAAAAVAH; this comes from the coding sequence ATGCGGAAATATTCGGTTTTTGCCGTGGCGCGAGAGGCCCTTCGCGGCCACCGAGGTTGGGAGAAGCAGTGGACTTCGCCGGAGCCCCGCGCCGAATACGACGTCGTCATCATCGGCGCGGGTGGGCACGGCCTCGGAGCCGCCTATTATCTCGCCAAGGAGCACGGCATCACCAATGTAGCAGTGATCGAGAAAGGCTGGCTCGGCGGCGGCAATACAGGGCGCAACACCACCATCATCCGTTCGAATTATCTCTATGAAGAGAGCATGCACATCTACGAGCATTCGATGAAGCTCTGGGAAGGGCTTTCGCAGGAGCTCAACTACAATGTGATGTATTCGCCGCGCGGCGTGATGATGCTCTCGCACAATATTCACGACCAGCAGTCCTTCAAGCGGCATATCCATGCCAACCGGCTCTACGGCATCGACAATGAATGGCTGACACCGGAGCAGGCGAAGGCCTATTGTCCGCCGCTCGATATCTCCGCCAGTGCGCGCTATCCGATCAATGGCGCAGCGCTGCAGCGGCGCGGCGGCACCGCGCGGCATGATGCGGTAGCCTGGGGATATGCGCGGGCCGCCTCCGATCGTGGCGTGCACATCATCCAGAACTGCGAAGTGACCGGCATCCGGCGCGGTCCGGACGGACGGGTGATCGGGGTCGAGACCTCGCGCGGCTTTATCGGTGCCAAAAAAGTCGGCGTGTCGGCCGCGGGCCATACGTCAACAATCATGAAGATGGCGGATGTGCGCGTGCCGTTGCAATCGAGTCCGCTGCAGGCGCTGGTCTCCGAGCCGCTGAAGCCGATCTTCCCCTGCGTAGTCATGTCGAACACTGTGCATGCCTATATCTCCCAGTCCGACAAGGGCGAGCTCGTCATCGGCGCCGGCACCGACCAGTACAATTCCTATTCCCAGACGGGCGGGCTGCAGATCATCACGCATACGCTCGACGCCATCTGCGAGCTCTTCCCGATGTTCCGGCGCGTCAAGATGATGCGGCAATGGGGCGGCATCGTCGACAATACGCCGGACCGTTCGGCAATCCAGTCGAAGACGCCGGTCCCCGGCCTGTACGTCAATTGCGGCTGGGGCACCGGCGGCTTCAAGGCGACGCCGGGTTCGGCCAATCTCTTCGCGCATTTGATCGCCCGCGATGAACCGCACAAGTTCAGCGCCGGCCTGACGCTGGAGCGCTTCCGCAGCGGCCGGCTGATCGATGAAGCGGCGGCTGCGGCGGTGGCGCACTGA